The Gemmatimonas phototrophica region GATCGAGTGGCGGCAGGTCGATGACCGTTGGCGCCTGCGCCGCCGTAGCGGGCGTGCTGGCTGTCGCGGGTGTGGCGGCAGGCGTCGCGGTGACGGCGGGTTGCGTGACGGGCGGTGTTGGCGGTGCGGCCTGTGCCGTCAGTTGCGAGGCCCCTGAGAACAGCAGGAGGCCGGCCAGGGCGACCAGGCGTGCGGCGGCCGAATAGGTGACCGGGGCGCCGTGGCGCGTGGTCAGTGGCGCGGTCAGGAAACGCGGAATCTCCGACCGTTCGGCGAGCGAGAAGGGGGCTACCGTGACGACGGGCGCCGACGCGGGCGCCTCTACTGCGGGAGCCGCCGTCGTCGTCACGGCCACTGGTGCTCCGATGACATCCTTCGCGATGGCCTTGCCCAGCATCGTGCCGAAGCGGGTCGCCATCCCTTCCCCTGGCAGCGTCGGGCTGAGCGACGCGAAGGCCGCGGTGGCTTCCGCGCTGGACGCCAACGGCTGCGGTACGGTGCTGCTGGCAATGATGCGCTGCCGATCGGATTCCTCGAGTTCAAAGAGGGGGGTCACGGTGCCGTCGCAGACGGAAAGCGCGACGACCTTTTCGCCCACGCGCACCACGGTAAGGCCGGTCTTGGGGCCGAGCGGCACACGCTGCACGACCTCAACGGCCACGCGCGATTTGGGCCCAAGCGCGCCAGTGCCCCAGCGCTTGAGTGCCCAGAGGCACACTGCGCCAAGACCGAGCACAAAGGCGAGGGCCGCAACAACCCCGAGAACGGCGGTCAGCATGAGACAGCTCGAAAATTCAGGTGGTGGGCGGCACGTAGTCAGTCATCGTGCAGCTCACGCGGCGTTCGCCGCGCTGGGGGCACCGGCGTTGGCCAACACCCGGGTGATGCGCACCCCAAAGTGTTCACCAAGTACCACCACTTCGCCTTCCGCGAAGCGGCGTTCGCCCACGTAGATCTCAATCGGCTCGCCGGCAAGGCGGTCGAGCTGAATCACGGAGCCGCGACCGAGGCGCAGAATCTCCTGCACCATCATGCTGGTCCGCCCGAGTTCGATGGAGACGGGCAGCGTGAGGTCGAGCAACATGCCAATGGGCACTTCGGTGTTGCCCAGCATCGTCTGCTCGAAGTCCGTGAACTGCGGAGCCCGCGCCGCGGGCGCCGCAACGGGCGCGGCACCGCCTTCGTTCAGCGAGGACAGTGGCTGGCCGGCTGCTTTGGCGGCCTGAGCGCTGGCTACCAGGGCATCAA contains the following coding sequences:
- the fliN gene encoding flagellar motor switch protein FliN — its product is MNPAEIDALVASAQAAKAAGQPLSSLNEGGAAPVAAPAARAPQFTDFEQTMLGNTEVPIGMLLDLTLPVSIELGRTSMMVQEILRLGRGSVIQLDRLAGEPIEIYVGERRFAEGEVVVLGEHFGVRITRVLANAGAPSAANAA